The following nucleotide sequence is from Eremothecium cymbalariae DBVPG#7215 chromosome 6, complete sequence.
CCAATAATAGCAGCTTGATCAGTAATAGTACTTGAAATAGACCTAGACCTAGACCTTTCTATACTTCGAGATACGTATTGTTCGCCAGAAACAATCGACTTATCTTCTAAACCATCAGATATAACtatgtttttattagtAACCCTTGACTGTTTTGATATTTGCTCATTAAAAACTTCTGAATACGCTAGCTTTGGCGTGCATTTACTACTATTAGACTCTGCTTTTGATAATCTTGGCTTGGCATCTATAACTTCAGGACCATTGAAATTAATCGAACCTGCCGATCTATCTTGtaaatttgtatttgtaCTTGATGACTTAGATGTCCATCCCTGCATCTTGGAATCTAATAAATTGTCCTTTTCGTCATGATCCTCATTCTCACCACCCTGCTCCccctgctgctgctgctcctcctcctcctctaTTGTAGTTTCAAGAAATGTATTTGACCTAGACCTCATCCTTTCTTCCGCCTTTTTAGATTTCTCACTTAATATCCCCGCTAGAGCACTTAACGAGGGTGACGCAGTCATCTTAAAAACCTGAGTCTGCGTCTCGTTCTCCCCATCATAATCGTCATCAGAGATATCCTGAGAACCATCTATACTATGATCCCATACAGAATCTGTATAGGTGTCACTGCCTGTACCATTACTACTACCAGCAACTCCACGCTCATTGGATATATCATAGGCAGTATCGTTCAACAAAATTGAATTTCTTAAGCTTCTCGCGTGTTGTACATTATCTatagaatttgaagaataaaaacCCAAGTTTTTTATGCTATTCGACCCCTCAAACTGGTTATTCATATTGCAGCCCTACTATTCGTTCTATATCTTAGTAAAACTCACTAATGGACTCAAAATCTGCTGAAGATCTAACTATAAGTAAACTGTTCAAACTTCTGCCGTCAGATGGAAGAGACAAAATCGAACCAAAACACTGAAAAAGACCAGATCTTACCCAACGCAAACTTTGAATATAACCTCAAAACACCTACTGTGTCAAAACTAGCAATCAGTTGTAGCGGAAAGAGCCTGATGCTACGCTGATGCTACCCTTTAGATTCCCTGTGCTGTTCTTTGGGATTATATGCGAATACGAAACGCGAAAATAAaactaatatatatatatatatatatatatatatattgacTACGAAAAAAGAAGTAAACGACAAATTGATGTACAACTATACAACAGGTTCCAAAGAGGAAAACTCACACCCAGATGGTTTTGAGAAGTTACCTCAGCTCAATTTCAAATACATCtatattgatatatttacGCAAAtgaatacatatataatatcgGTTTGTATTCACAGACATGTTTTACGTAACTGTATAAAATGATGTTTAAGTAGAGGCCGGGCGTACTTTTTATGCAGGTCTTAACTATGACGAACTCGAGCTCAAGAAAGAATAGAGTTATAAAATAGACTCAGGTATGCAGGATTTGTCGAAGCTGCTGTGGGGTTACATTACAACACAGTCTCTATTGGtgttctttcttctcttgTAGAAATGGGGGCGTTTGTTTCCATTTGATTGATGAGTTGGatcaattttcttttgcagTTTGGATTCGGGAGTTAATTGAGGGTTTTCATAGCTGGATGAGGAAGTTAAAGGGTTGTATGACGATTTTGGTACTATTTGAAGGTTTGTTTCTCTGTTGTGAGGACTTTGTGATCCATTTTGGGCTTGTTGTACCTCAATATGCACGTCACCCGTAGAATACGCGGAACCTTGTTCGGTTTGGGCTGCATCCCCATTCTGTGAATATGGTGCGGTCTTGGTGGCGGTGTCTTTAACTAGGCTGGAAACAGATGGTATTAATTGTTTGCGGTCTCTGTCGATTTCAAGGATTGGGTCAATGCCAAACTGCAATATACTATTGGCGAGATATGAGTATAGCCTTGACCATGTTTCTACCAACTCGATTGTGCAGTGGATGCCAAATCTGTCTTGAATCGTTTTCAAAAAGGCTACACCCATTAGTTCGAAATGAGGGGGTTCGATACCAAGGATTCTCGCGTGGCGTTTGCCAAGGTCATTTAGGTAAGCGTCCATAAGGCTGAGATTTTCCAAATGACTAATGGCAGTCGTCAACACGCCGGCATATGCCACAGCTTGGTGTTTGATAGAGGGGTACATTTTGTCTAGTTCTGGATCCATATCCAATAGGTTTGCATAGAACTGAGCACAAAATAACGAACTAGCCATATTGTTGCTCGTGAAAGATTCCGTACTACTGATTGAACTTGCCTGTGGTGATATTACCGAAACTGCTGATAAATTGTTTGAACTTTGCCCTGCTGAATTGGTAGTTACGGAAGTAGGTCTCCTTTGCAGATATTGCGTggtgttattattaatactattttgttgttgttggataGTGGTTGTATTAGATGGCACTCTTTCGATTTGGCGGAATAATGCAACTGTTTTATCACTCGTGGCAGTCTCATTCAACATAGTAGCCCATGAACTTCTTATTAGTTGGATTTCACGTGACGTGAGCTTCAGAACAATCTTATATCGCATTCGGTCCACAATATTAGACCCAAGGGACTGTCTGGTAGACAGTCTCGTTAGTCTATCAGATTCATCATTACAATTGCCATTATTGGTTCTAGTACTAGTGGTATTCGTTGTTGTTCTGTTCaatgatgatgaatctAAATATCTATCACCGCTACCACCACAGATGGAATCTCCTGGTGAATCCTGAATGGGAGCCAATTCCGTAGGAATAAATGAGATTTGTGATCTGTCCAGTGGATTGTATAATGAACTTCTCGGTTCATTTGACATTCTTATCTATATTTAAGAATCCAGTGGAAACAGCTATGTTATTTAAACTTGCACTATTCATTATATCTCTCTGTTATATCTCTGTCACTAGTGAcattaaataaaataatgaaaaatggaCCGGCCCCTCATAACAGCAATCTTTGGTATCCGGGGCTCCTAGGGTCAATCTAGGTTGAGcagaaaatagaaaaagaTGCCCAAGCTATGGTGACATTAGGAAAAAAAAGGCATCAAAGTGTTATATTTGTCGTGTCCTTTACGGTTTTGAATGATCGAGATCCGTTTCAGGCTCCATTTAAATATGCTTTATTATGTAATATGAATTTGTCTTCACAGTGCAAGACAATAAGGtcaaagtttaaaaaacgTTTTATTTCACAACGGTCAGATTCAATATGTACAAAGTTTAACATGGAGAGCTCAAAACACTCATAATAAACATGCAATCAAAAAGTTGCCGCAGTTATGCTGGGCCCAGCTCATACAGAAGACCTGTACATTGGCAGAATCTAGAGTACAATGCTGTCCATCTTTTAGTAACGATTGACGTTTCTAGAACGGTACTACTGGTAGCCACTGCATGGCCAGCTCGTGTGACACAGCCACATCTGGTACACCTCTTAATCTTGTCAAGTTCACTCATATTCACCCATTCGCTAGATATATCATCGTAGTTCAATGGGGAGAAACATCTGGAATTACTTAATTCAGTAGGTAAGGCAGTTTCAGGTATCACCAGACCTTTTTCTAATGCTTGCAATAGACCCACCAATTTTGGGttaaattttctttatcaaagaCTCTTAAATTGTCGATTGAGGTGAAAAAAACCTCTGCAAGATTAATATGAGATAGCATCGCTGTAGTTGCATATGAGAGCAAAAACTCTTGGATATGCGATATATTAGATGGAATCTCAGCCTTAACCATGAACGACGGTTCTCTCTCAGTTGCCATATGGGGTTGCTCGTCTGCAAGTGTACTGAATTTACTATGaatatcaattaaaaaggtttcaaacttttctaaATTCACTGGACTGTCATCAAGTGCCTTCCTGAGGAAACTGGATGATTCATTAAGCACCGCATAGTTCGTTTCGGGGAACTTCGTAACAAGTCCAATCATATTCTTGAGTTCTAATATAACCTTCAGCATGAGATGTCGGGTTGTAATGGATGAGAATATACCAAAGACCAGGGTATGTTTTTGATCTGCCGGATTATTAACCAAAAGTATCAGTTGTTGAGTTAAGAATGTAATGAAAGAAACGAACCAATTAACTGATGGGATTAAAGAATAAACCAGATCCTGTTTAGAAAATGCAAATTGGAACCCTTTACCATTAGGAAATGAATTGCCTGATGCTGTATGTTGGATCATCGCATGCACGTTTCTTGCGACACCATTCATGGCCAGGCTAATACTCCTAAACTTCATAGCTGCATATGCCATGCTATaaacatttttattttgcaaATGCGATCCAAGCTCCATTTGTAGTAGTAACATCTTTTGGATTGCTTTAGACTGGAGAAgcttttcaataatttccTTTGGACCATCGAATTGAATCCCATACAAGTTCAAAATAGCAGATATTATGTGTTTTATAAAGTCCACTGCACGGGCCTCATTTAGCTTTTGTAAACGAAGAACGTGTGTTTTCATGGCGATCACCAAATCCTCACCGCTATGGTGTCTGTTGTTGAAGCGAACAAATTCAAAGGCAAATGCCGTTGCATGTATCTTATCTCTGGATGTGTCATTAATAACTGTTTGGCGCAAAGCGTAGAACGTTGGAGAGCTGTTGAGTTTCAATTTTAGTATTATACCTCCAGATGAAGGAGATATTCTACACCACTCAATCGCGTTCACTGGAGGTAACACAGGAAACTTAAATCCTGCCCCAAACATTGAAACTATAATATCCTTGTTATATGGTAGTGCGGACTTTGAATCCAAAAGTTCAGTCTCAAGTTGCCAATTGTTTCTATTATAAAATTGAAACTCTCCACTATTCAGTCTAAAACCAATAAGGGAATCTAATGAGAGATTTTGGATGTCTACAActtttgattcaaaaaccaaatCCTGGATGTGCTTCATAGTATAACGTAGGTACATCTGTTTGTTACTACTGTTGTTGACATTAAGCCTTAATGAAGCTAAGAAAACCATATCTGGGCTGGCTCGCAACATGTGAAATCTCTTTACAAGTGATTTCGTAGTCcctaatatattgtatgAAATCAAAATTTCAGGTATTGATCCGGGTACTGGTGTTCTAGagattatttgaaaattctccaatttcaacaactctCCATTAGGACCCATCGTACTAGGATTGGCGCGGAAAATATGTTTTAAGTTCAACTTTGGATCAAGTACAAGACTTGGATTAGTTaaattcaaattccaatCTACCTGTAACTCGTAATATGAGAAGCTTTTAGAAATATTGGAGTATACACCAATTAAGAAACATTGATCTTTTTCCATATGAGCGATTCTTGCAAACTGCAGCaattctgtttctttgcCCTTAGATAACTGTAAGGATATCTTTTTATAATCTAAGGTGTTGGAAAACTGGTACCATAAATCTATATAACCATTTCGCCTAATGGCAATACACGCGTTTTTAACAGACGCAGGGTGAAAGACCCCTGAAGGGGGACACTGGTGCATTTGGTTTTTAAAGTTATTAGTCTTAGGATCTTTTTGAGCCACAACCTGGGTGACACTAGGCTTTTGATTTCCGATCCATTGGAAATCCAGAATTGTAGTATAGTATTCCTTTTTGGTATGTTTTCGTTCGAGCTTCAACGTATTATCTTTCGCTGCTATTGGCTCCAAAAATGTGACCTGGTTGTGAATTTTGTAGATATTATCTTGAAATAGTACTGATATATTATCATAAGTGCTATTGCCATCACGGCCTTGCCCTGCAGCAAGCATAGTCATGTTACCTAATTCATCACATACTGCGAGTAAATCGCCATTTAACAATGACCAATTGTTCCAATGAACGGACCTAATATCATAAAAAAAGTGAGGATTCTTCGAATTGCTGTTACTGTGCTGTTCTTCATGTAACTGAGGATAAATCACATATGTGTTCGGGGTATGAAACCTCCAATTTGTCCCATTAATGGTTTCTAGGAAAGTGATACGTAAATTTCCGTTGGGGATTTCAGAGTCGCCGTAGGCAATCAATCCTAACTTTGAGCAAGATACAACTgaagatatattcattAGATGCTCTAAGTGGATAAGAAAgtcttttctttctgttttctCACCGCTAACACAGATCGTAGGTGTTTTCAATAACAGCTGATGAAAATGGATCtgaattcttttgaaagtctagaaaaagaaagaaagaaataaaCTTGGTATCAAATTCCATGTATAATACAGGCGATCCCTATCTATGAGTAGCCCTGTATATTGCTGTAGCTTGGAgctaataaaatatttgagtTTCTTGGAGAATTCAATCTGAAAATCTCGGAAACTCAGAAAACATCGACGAACTGTGAAGTATCTTGTGAGAGGTCATAGACCAAAATTTTGGAACTGGGAGAAAAGTTAACGCAATAATTGAAATTTTATCTGAAAGGTTTTGAATTCTGAAACTATAGGTGCTGAGCTATATCTCCCTAGATTTCCCATGGGATGATATTACAAGttgatttatatattatttatgtCTGATATGTTGCATACTGCAATCTATTGTTTAAATGTAGTTGCGGCAGAAATACTTCAATATAGCTCATTGCTGCCGTTGGCTGTTAGCCCTTTCTGTCGTTATTATTGATCAGAATGCATGGAACATACTCTTTACCTGCAGAACAAGAAGATCCCAGAATTCCTAAAACTCTAGTTTTAATGATAAActttgatttcttttatCGATTAGAGTCACGCATCAGGCATCAGGGTGTTAGAAGCAGGACATATAACACCTCGTACCCGAGAGCTTGGTAGCCATAAGAAGAAGGTACATGATGTATTTGGAGAGAGACACCTGTATAGCAGTTATATGCGTACATATTTTATCGTTATTACTTAAATTATGTCGGTTTTGAACCTGCTGGCAGATTATCAGCTGCTGCTGACGATTCTGATACATCTTCTATAATAGTGCTTAAGTTCTGGTAGgtattttttgaattatgCGCTCCACCTTTCAAGGGAGAAGCACTGTTACTTCTTACGTTTTCTTCATCCGAGAGATCGaaatcaaattcttcaatgtCTTCATCATTCAAGATTCTTGCAGTTGGGTCATAGCCCTGGTCCATTGTCGAGTCATAATCAGAATCAGTATCTATAATGTCGAATTCGAAGGCCTCTGCTCTTGATCTCCTAATGCGccttgattttgaaaagaagataaaatataatagtAAAAATACTGCACCTGTACCAAATATAGTAAGATAATAATGTCTTACTTCATGTGTGGAGATTTTATTCACTCCTGGAATGTAACCATTTTGTGATGCTTCTGTTGTTGTCATCACGTTTGGTGTAGTTGACGCAGGTACCTGCGAATAAGAAGTGGGAACAGGCTCTGTCAACTGGCTTGATTGATCAGCAttatcttcctcttcatcttcaatatcattgCCAAATTGGAatgctgttgtttttgaagcatCAATGGATTCGCCAAATAATTTCAACCTCCATGTACAGAAGTTTACAGTATTCTTATTTGAAGTAGCTTTAACCTCAAGCTTCCATTCTCCTATACCCGATTCTCCCCAATGAGCTACAGACATAAATGTCCATTTTTGGAACCCTTCACTGGATAGATCTAAGTTTCTCTCTACACCTAGGTGGGAAATTCTACCATCTGGAGATATCAAATCTACTGTTGTCAATCCACGAATGGTTGTATCGATATCAACGGTAACTGTAACATGCTCAACACGTTTGAAGTTCGCCTTATCTAAATCATCATGAGTTACAATTATTGTAGACTCTAGCGTATCTTTCTGGGCTGTTGTAGACTTGTCTACAACTTTGGTTTTGGAGTAAAACCAAGTTTGCGGATTAACATTTTCCCATGTTTTGGCAGCTTCTACAATGTTGTATGCATCCAATTTTCCATAACCATATACATGAGAATATCTTTTACCTAATGCGCCATCTTGCCAATCATCATGACTATTTATTTCGGttgaatataaaattgtCAAATACTGAACATCCCGCCAGGTCAACTTATCATTTACTTGGAGAACTAACGCATAAACACCAGCTGCCAAtggagcagcagcagaagtCCCCGAATGTCTGTGGCTGCAAGAACCATGAATATCAGTGGAGTGAATATAATCTCCAGATCCAGAAGAGTAAGTGACAACTAAAACTGCAGAACAAACTTCTGCATATGGTGGATGGAAACCTTTATGATCAATAGCGCTTACAGTTATGGAAAAAATTGAGTTTGTATAACCATCATAATTGCAGTTATCACCATGACCACCACCATTCCCACTTGCAAAGACATATAATGCGCCCTTGCCATTACGGCCCTCAACAATACCTTTTACAAATGCCTTCTTGACTAAATCATCTGGCTCCATCATTTCTTTACCATTATCTTCAGGCCCCCAAGAACAAGAATAGATATCATTGACATTTAAGCCATATACTAGGGAAGCTGCTTCGTCTTCTGAAGTGATATCTGCAGACAAAATTCTTATGCCAGAAACTTTAGCATTATAAGCTACCCCTACACCACAAACCTTGTTCTTCGCAGCTGCAATTTCACCAGCACAACGAGTACCATGATTATCATCACCTAGTATTGGTTTCGGTAGTGCAGTATTTGCATTAAAGTCCCATGAACCTTCAGCACAAAAGTTGTCCTTCAAATCTTCACTTTCGTAATCTAAACCATCATCTACAATAGCTGCTACAACCCCATGTCcagtaatattattataccATAATTCAGTAATATTCAAATCGTTTCCCGGAAAATTTGTATTAACTAAATGCCATTGATCATCAAATATAGGATCCTCAATCTTAAGCCTCTCTTTAACTTCTTCCCTTATTAATTGACTAGAGTCAACCGCATTATTAACATGAAAAATAGGTAGCCTCTTGTGAAGCTTCTTTGGAGGCAACTCATGAAATGACAATATTGACCTATCTTCTGTATCCAGCACATGAGATCTTTTCTGTAGTTCGTCCAATTCTTTGGAAAATACATAGTGGTTGTTTAGCCCGCGTACCTCATGTTCAAACCGCCAGTCATTATGCAGCCGTAAAAGCCCTTCAACGTTTGTATATGATTCAACAGCAAAGTATTTTCTTGTGACATGGTCCTTGACAGGTACAACTTGTCCATTTACCCACTGTAAAATCGCCAATGACCCAAAAAAAGATGCAATCTTCATGATTAAATGAGGCCAAGGCCAAAACGACTGACTAAAACACTGCCTTCAGCGCGCACTAACCCGGAGTACACCCTTTCTCTAAGGTATTATTAGCATATATTAGCATACGCTGTATCTGTAAACACTTTTTCCTCAATTAAACCTTTCTATTCACTGTCGTCTTGGTATAAACGTTGGAAACGATAGGAATACAAAAGGAACCAATAGCCACATCTCAAAACTGAATAATTCAAAAAGCTAGAAACAAATACAAGGctaaaaaaacaaatgtATAGATTTACtatatattgataaaaCTAGCTTATTAAACTAATTTGAAGCCAACGCACCCATTGGATCCCAAATTGGCAAAGTAATTGGAGTCTCGTCTCCGGAAGTAAACTTGTTGGCCAAATCTTCAGGTAACTCATCTCTGTCTACAACAATTTGGAAACAATATTCTTCGAAGTACTTTTGGGTCATAGAAAAGTAGCCATCTTTACCCACATCCTTTCCCCATGAGTTTTCAATCTTGTAACGCACTGGCTTGTTAGTAGCGTCATCAATGTGAACACCGGTAATCAACATAGCGTGCGTCATCATACTCTCAGCATAGGTAATACGTGCCTCCTTAGATTGGTTGAATTTGTAACCGACAGCATTGTAGTTCCACAATTCAGTGTCCAAAACACCGTGCTGCTTGCTCATAAATTTTGGAGTATGAGAGCCAAAGAATACAGCTTTATTGGCCTTCAAACGCTGAATAACTAAGTTTGATAGGGTCTCGTTATCGACGTTTAAGTATAGAACGCCTTCCCCACCTAAAATATTGCCGAGCCTGTCAATCTTAATCAATTTACCATAAGGATGTCTAGGATCGTTGATCAAGGATACTGGTTTGGAAGTATCCAAACCAGCATACTTCTTGGCAAATTGCAAAGGAGTCGTGCGCAATGTGTGAGCCTTGTTATCCTTGTCAACATAATCCCAaacaaattcttcatcaggCTTCACAGTGGGCAAGTCCATGAATAACGTCATGATCTTAACAATCTCCTTCTGCATAGAAACCCTCATTGCCGTCACATCCTCGCCTCTGCCAATGGCTTCCCTCAACACCTGGGCAAACTCTCTGAGCTTTGTGGATAACAAAGAATTCcactttgaagaagcagtGGTAGAATATGGCAAATCAGCGTACAAATCCTTAGGAAGAACCCCATACTTGTTAATCAAGTTAATAAACATACTATATTGCCCACCATCGTTAATAGGATTGGACAAGAAATACTGAACCAATCTGGAATCAACACTTTCATCCTTGGTGTCCACGATCTGGTCCAAAAAGTAATTCGCCTTCTCAAGCTTATCgtaaaaaaacaaataagCTTGCGACAACTCCAACTCCTTTAAATTCAACTCACGAGCAACATTCAACCTCAACTCGTTCAACCCAGCAAACAACCAACATCTCCCAGAAGAACGCTGGTTGGTAACAGGTCCAACCTCTCCTGAAACACTAACGTTGAAAACCCTGGATTGGAATTCAAGCAAACGTGATCTATCCAACAAAACCTCATCCGCATTGTAATTCTTTAGAACCGTACACGCCAAACCGTGCCCAATATCCTTTTGGAACTCATCgttccatttttgaagttcGCTAATATCGATAGACATTGTCCGTTCTGCACTACTGCTAATGTATGTTTTCTGAATGTGAGACACTCTAGATCTGAAAAACTCGAATCTGATTGGGCTCGACCTACCTCTTAGCAACGGAAGTTTTGTGTACATTGACAGAGTTTTTACCTTTATATTCACAaccttctttctttttaacttttatAACCCCATCCATGAACTTTCCTTTTCTGGAACAGTTACGACGTTCTGAAGCTTGATATTGTGCACTTGTTACTCCCGCTCCGTACACATCTTTTTACCACCGCAGCTTATGTTGATAACATGCCTTGTTCCTCCCACACACCTCCATCCAATAGATTTTATCTTGAAAGGACGCCACAATAACCCACACCTTTTCGATCTCCATTTCATCCATTGAGATACACGGAGACTTTGTTCGCTATCTAGTACTATCATCTGTAGCTTCCTGTCCTCCGGTTTGCTAGTGTTAGGATTGGCTGAAGGTGGTGTCCGGGGTTGTACCGGTACGTGAAATTCCCGGATGAAATTTCACGGTAAATTAATGAGGAAGGGCTATGCAGCCGCATTGTCAGAAGGCATCTTACATATTACACCTTACATATTACAGATTATGGTTAGTAGCAGAACACCAGCAGCACAAGTGAAGCACATAGAATATCGGAGGGTTCTCCAAAAAGTGACTTCGGTTTATTGCTTATGAATTATAGGTAAATTTGTATACTTATTTTACTATTCATGAGTGCGCTGCTTTCAGAGAGTGACCTTAATGACTTTATCAGTCCAGGGTTGGCTTGTATAAAGCCCGCAGAGGCGAGGCATGGAGAGTCGCAGGATGATTATGGGAAGCTTGAGGTTGGGAAGGAGTCGAGTGAGGTTAGTAAGGTTTCGATATCGTTGCAGGACTGTTTAGCATGTGCAGGATGTATTACATCCAGTGAGGAAATTTTGTTGGGCCGACAAAGCCATGGGGTGTTTTTGGAGGAGTGGGGGAAGTTGCCGTCTAGCAGGCCGCTGGTGGTCAGTATCTCGCCGCAGTGCAGGCTTTCACTTGCAGATTACTTTCATATGGAGCAAGGGGAGTTGGATCAGTGTCTGATTGGCATGTTTCATTCGTACTTCAATGCGCGATATGTGGTGGGTACGCAGATGGGGCGGATGGTCACTATCCAACAGacaaataaatatctaAGCAAGAGAAGGTTACATGGGAATGAGGGACCGATGCTATGTTCTGTGTGTCCTGGATTCGTTCTGTATGCGGAAAAGACTAAGCCTGATCTTGTTCCCTTTCTTTTAGACGTAAAGTCTCCTCAGCAGATCACAGGAGCATTGCTCCTGGAGACAGTGTCGGATATGTACCATCTAGCCATCATGCCCTGTTTTGACAAAAAACTGGAGGCTTCGAGAAAGGATTCGGAACGAGAGGTCGACTGCGTGATTACTCCTAGAGAGCTTGTGACAATGCTAACTGAGCTGTCTGTCGACATTTCCCACTATAAAAGCCATGATTCCTCGTTGATTCATAGACTCTCGCCGCCTGGATGGGACCCTGCGGTACACTGGTCCTCTTCTCGTGGGAGTAGCTCAGGCGGATACGCATACCAGTACCTGCTCAGCGTGCAACAAGCCCACCCGGAATCTAGCATCGTAACCCTCCACGGCAAGATTTCAGATGTAGTAGAACACAGGCTTCTGGACCAAGTAGGTAACATTATTGCCTCATCCACCGAGGTATATGGCTTCAGAAACATCCAGAATATGGTCCGCAGACTGTTGGTCAAGTCATCGAACAGGAATGTCAACATATTACGTAAACGCCACGCTTCAAGACCGAAGACCCCTACTCAAACAAACGCTGCAAATCACCAGAATGTAACACAGGATCCATACAAAACAGACTTCATTGAAGTAATGGCATGTCCAGGAGGCTGCATCAATGGAGGCGGCCTTCTTAATGGTGAACAGAGTTCGGCCCAACGGAAACAGCTGACCGCACAGCTTAACAATAACTACCGGCAACTGCCGTTAGTAGACATTAGCAGCGAAACCATTCCAACCACCAAAGAGTATGTCTACGATCTAAAGCCAGTCATTAATTCTACAGACATTGTAACAGTGAGCAACACGTGGTGAACAAGCTTTCTCGCATTCGCAGCCAAGAGAGAAACCGAATGCTTGGTATCCCTAACTACAAAAcatcttgaataatattccTATACTGCTGGAAGAGAGGTGCATTGAAATATCTATCTACTTTGTATGCGTACATAGACGTAAGAATGTGGTCGAaccttttttttgaaatcttaTTAAGCGAACCGAAGGCCTGGGCGGTGCAGAAAAAAGGCGTTCGAAAGTCGAGAATATAATGTAATAATGACATTAGTCAGGTGGaaatttcaacaaataCAGAGATAATTAGTaagatatataaaaagaattggacGGCGTAGTTTTCTGAAGAGTGTCGgtgaatatttaaaac
It contains:
- a CDS encoding uncharacterized protein (similar to Ashbya gossypii ABL201W), producing the protein MSNEPRSSLYNPLDRSQISFIPTELAPIQDSPGDSICGGSGDRYLDSSSLNRTTTNTTSTRTNNGNCNDESDRLTRLSTRQSLGSNIVDRMRYKIVLKLTSREIQLIRSSWATMLNETATSDKTVALFRQIERVPSNTTTIQQQQNSINNNTTQYLQRRPTSVTTNSAGQSSNNLSAVSVISPQASSISSTESFTSNNMASSLFCAQFYANLLDMDPELDKMYPSIKHQAVAYAGVLTTAISHLENLSLMDAYLNDLGKRHARILGIEPPHFELMGVAFLKTIQDRFGIHCTIELVETWSRLYSYLANSILQFGIDPILEIDRDRKQLIPSVSSLVKDTATKTAPYSQNGDAAQTEQGSAYSTGDVHIEVQQAQNGSQSPHNRETNLQIVPKSSYNPLTSSSSYENPQLTPESKLQKKIDPTHQSNGNKRPHFYKRRKNTNRDCVVM
- the KEX2 gene encoding kexin KEX2 (similar to Ashbya gossypii ABL203W), producing the protein MKIASFFGSLAILQWVNGQVVPVKDHVTRKYFAVESYTNVEGLLRLHNDWRFEHEVRGLNNHYVFSKELDELQKRSHVLDTEDRSILSFHELPPKKLHKRLPIFHVNNAVDSSQLIREEVKERLKIEDPIFDDQWHLVNTNFPGNDLNITELWYNNITGHGVVAAIVDDGLDYESEDLKDNFCAEGSWDFNANTALPKPILGDDNHGTRCAGEIAAAKNKVCGVGVAYNAKVSGIRILSADITSEDEAASLVYGLNVNDIYSCSWGPEDNGKEMMEPDDLVKKAFVKGIVEGRNGKGALYVFASGNGGGHGDNCNYDGYTNSIFSITVSAIDHKGFHPPYAEVCSAVLVVTYSSGSGDYIHSTDIHGSCSHRHSGTSAAAPLAAGVYALVLQVNDKLTWRDVQYLTILYSTEINSHDDWQDGALGKRYSHVYGYGKLDAYNIVEAAKTWENVNPQTWFYSKTKVVDKSTTAQKDTLESTIIVTHDDLDKANFKRVEHVTVTVDIDTTIRGLTTVDLISPDGRISHLGVERNLDLSSEGFQKWTFMSVAHWGESGIGEWKLEVKATSNKNTVNFCTWRLKLFGESIDASKTTAFQFGNDIEDEEEDNADQSSQLTEPVPTSYSQVPASTTPNVMTTTEASQNGYIPGVNKISTHEVRHYYLTIFGTGAVFLLLYFIFFSKSRRIRRSRAEAFEFDIIDTDSDYDSTMDQGYDPTARILNDEDIEEFDFDLSDEENVRSNSASPLKGGAHNSKNTYQNLSTIIEDVSESSAAADNLPAGSKPT
- the LAP3 gene encoding bleomycin hydrolase (similar to Ashbya gossypii ABL204W), with product MYTKLPLLRGRSSPIRFEFFRSRVSHIQKTYISSSAERTMSIDISELQKWNDEFQKDIGHGLACTVLKNYNADEVLLDRSRLLEFQSRVFNVSVSGEVGPVTNQRSSGRCWLFAGLNELRLNVARELNLKELELSQAYLFFYDKLEKANYFLDQIVDTKDESVDSRLVQYFLSNPINDGGQYSMFINLINKYGVLPKDLYADLPYSTTASSKWNSLLSTKLREFAQVLREAIGRGEDVTAMRVSMQKEIVKIMTLFMDLPTVKPDEEFVWDYVDKDNKAHTLRTTPLQFAKKYAGLDTSKPVSLINDPRHPYGKLIKIDRLGNILGGEGVLYLNVDNETLSNLVIQRLKANKAVFFGSHTPKFMSKQHGVLDTELWNYNAVGYKFNQSKEARITYAESMMTHAMLITGVHIDDATNKPVRYKIENSWGKDVGKDGYFSMTQKYFEEYCFQIVVDRDELPEDLANKFTSGDETPITLPIWDPMGALASN
- the NAR1 gene encoding iron-sulfur cluster assembly protein NAR1 (similar to Ashbya gossypii ABL205C), producing MSALLSESDLNDFISPGLACIKPAEARHGESQDDYGKLEVGKESSEVSKVSISLQDCLACAGCITSSEEILLGRQSHGVFLEEWGKLPSSRPLVVSISPQCRLSLADYFHMEQGELDQCLIGMFHSYFNARYVVGTQMGRMVTIQQTNKYLSKRRLHGNEGPMLCSVCPGFVLYAEKTKPDLVPFLLDVKSPQQITGALLLETVSDMYHLAIMPCFDKKLEASRKDSEREVDCVITPRELVTMLTELSVDISHYKSHDSSLIHRLSPPGWDPAVHWSSSRGSSSGGYAYQYLLSVQQAHPESSIVTLHGKISDVVEHRLLDQVGNIIASSTEVYGFRNIQNMVRRLLVKSSNRNVNILRKRHASRPKTPTQTNAANHQNVTQDPYKTDFIEVMACPGGCINGGGLLNGEQSSAQRKQLTAQLNNNYRQLPLVDISSETIPTTKEYVYDLKPVINSTDIVTVSNTW